Proteins encoded by one window of Cervus canadensis isolate Bull #8, Minnesota chromosome 18, ASM1932006v1, whole genome shotgun sequence:
- the LOC122420790 gene encoding agouti-related protein: MLTAVLLSCALLLAMPTMQGAQMGSAPLEGIGRPDEALFLELQGLSLQPLLKRTTEEQAEEALLQEAEAKALAEVLDPEGRKPRSPRRCVRLHESCLGHQVPCCDPCATCYCRFFNAFCYCRKLGTTTNPCSRT; this comes from the exons ATGCTGACCGCAGTACTGCTGAGTTGTGCCCTGTTGCTGGCAATGCCCACCATGCAGGGGGCCCAAATGGGCTCTGCTCCCCTGGAGGGCATCGGAAGGCCTGACGAAGCCTTATTTCTAGAGCTCCAAG GCCTAAGCCTGCAGCCATTGCTGAAGAGGACAACGGAGGAACAGGCCGAAGAGGCGCTGCTGCAGGAGGCAGAGGCCAAGGCCTTAGCAGAG GTGCTAGATCCGGAAGGACGCAAGCCACGCTCCCCACGTCGCTGCGTAAGGCTGCACGAATCCTGTCTGGGACACCAGGTACCCTGCTGCGACCCATGCGCCACTTGCTACTGCCGTTTCTTCAACGCCTTCTGCTACTGCCGCAAGCTGGGTACCACCACGAACCCCTGCAGCCGCACCTAG